In one Candidatus Peribacter riflensis genomic region, the following are encoded:
- a CDS encoding large subunit ribosomal protein L15, with product MLHMLRPAHGSTHKRKRVARGSSAGGGTTAGRGTKGQQARAGKGRKFGFEGGQVPLIIRQPKLPGFKRPMHRTFEVINIEALEAKLPAGAYDAASLRQHGLRTTRQPVKILGQGSVTKKFDLTVHAVSKSARLALTKAGGSVMIVQ from the coding sequence ATGTTACACATGCTCCGTCCAGCACACGGCTCGACCCACAAGCGCAAGCGCGTTGCACGCGGCAGCAGTGCCGGCGGCGGAACGACGGCGGGTCGCGGCACCAAAGGCCAGCAGGCACGTGCCGGTAAGGGCCGCAAATTCGGCTTCGAGGGAGGTCAGGTTCCGCTCATCATCCGCCAGCCCAAGCTCCCAGGCTTCAAGCGGCCGATGCACCGCACATTCGAAGTGATCAATATCGAGGCGCTGGAGGCCAAGCTCCCGGCGGGTGCGTACGATGCCGCTTCGCTTCGCCAGCACGGCCTGCGCACAACGCGCCAGCCGGTGAAAATTCTGGGCCAGGGGTCCGTCACCAAGAAATTCGATCTCACAGTTCACGCTGTTTCCAAATCCGCTCGGTTGGCACTCACGAAGGCCGGAGGTTCGGTCATGATCGTGCAGTGA
- a CDS encoding preprotein translocase subunit SecY, whose product MFTYLRQLWHSEDLRRRILMTLFLLFLYRVVAHITIPGADPQALQQYLGTRSASGPMGIFVALTGGSIDNFSVVLLGLSPYINASIIVQLCTVIFPKLEALSKEGAHGQQELNRYMRWISFPLAFMQSYGFLILLSRGGLNLVDTSFPYVLLPMLYVTAGSLFVMWLGEIITEKGIGNGISLIIFTGIVSGIPATLSSVLVGGQGQMGMFFLFSAISVAMLIAVVLFTDAHKLVPITYANQGAGRGVAGGIPIRLNQAGMIPIIFAISLITFPAILAQFLQTAPRFASVVSFITLYLSPQNPSLLYLLVYFLLVVAFTYFYVSVTFKVDDLAEQIQKRGGFIPGIRPGRQTAEVLQRTSSRLNLWGGTFLGLIAVLPLAFTKFSTMSRADLIISGSGLIIVVGVVMELIRQINAQLLAHDYEKLV is encoded by the coding sequence ATGTTCACCTACTTACGACAGCTCTGGCACTCCGAGGATCTCCGTCGCCGGATCCTCATGACGCTCTTTCTGCTGTTCCTCTACCGCGTCGTTGCGCACATCACAATTCCCGGCGCCGATCCCCAGGCGTTGCAGCAATACCTGGGCACCCGTTCCGCCTCCGGGCCCATGGGCATCTTCGTCGCGCTCACCGGCGGCTCCATCGATAATTTCTCCGTGGTCCTGCTCGGGCTTTCGCCCTACATCAATGCGTCCATCATCGTGCAGCTCTGCACAGTGATCTTTCCGAAACTCGAGGCCCTGAGCAAAGAGGGCGCGCACGGTCAGCAGGAGCTCAACCGCTACATGCGCTGGATTTCCTTCCCGCTCGCATTCATGCAGAGCTACGGCTTTCTGATCCTCCTCAGCCGTGGCGGTTTGAATTTGGTGGATACGTCCTTCCCGTACGTTCTGCTGCCCATGCTCTACGTGACGGCGGGGTCGCTCTTCGTGATGTGGCTGGGTGAAATCATCACCGAGAAGGGCATCGGCAATGGCATTTCGCTCATCATCTTCACAGGAATCGTTTCGGGCATTCCCGCCACCCTGAGCTCTGTGCTGGTGGGGGGTCAGGGCCAGATGGGGATGTTCTTCCTCTTCTCCGCCATCTCGGTGGCGATGCTCATCGCAGTCGTGCTCTTCACCGATGCCCACAAACTGGTGCCCATCACGTACGCAAATCAGGGGGCCGGACGGGGGGTCGCCGGCGGTATTCCGATTCGCCTGAACCAGGCAGGCATGATTCCGATCATCTTCGCGATTTCGCTCATCACCTTCCCGGCGATTCTCGCTCAATTCCTGCAGACGGCGCCGCGCTTCGCCTCCGTCGTGAGCTTCATCACGCTCTACTTGAGCCCGCAGAACCCGAGTCTCCTCTACCTGCTCGTCTATTTCCTGCTCGTGGTCGCCTTCACCTACTTCTACGTTTCAGTGACGTTCAAAGTGGATGATCTGGCCGAGCAGATCCAGAAGCGCGGAGGGTTCATCCCGGGCATCCGGCCCGGCCGCCAGACAGCGGAGGTGCTGCAGCGCACCTCGAGTCGCCTGAACCTGTGGGGCGGCACGTTCCTGGGGCTCATTGCCGTTCTCCCGCTCGCCTTTACCAAGTTTTCCACGATGAGCCGTGCCGATCTCATCATTTCCGGTTCCGGTCTCATCATCGTGGTGGGCGTCGTGATGGAATTGATCCGACAAATCAACGCGCAATTGCTCGCTCACGACTACGAAAAGTTGGTGTAG
- a CDS encoding adenylate kinase — MDLVLFGIQGSGKGTQAKRLCAEFDFEMFEAGGELRKIAAGGSKLGATVKSYIDVGKLVPFEIIMQVVKEAILARPKSQKILFDGIPRDQDQMTAFDAIMAEAGRDFRCIEIELSEEEGVQRILGRAQVEGRKDDADETIIRRRMKTFFEKTKPVIERYKAAGKLTEVDGRGTVEEVYEAMRKLIS; from the coding sequence ATGGACCTCGTTCTCTTCGGTATCCAAGGCAGTGGCAAAGGCACGCAAGCCAAGCGTCTCTGCGCGGAGTTCGATTTTGAAATGTTCGAGGCTGGTGGAGAACTGCGCAAGATCGCAGCGGGCGGTTCAAAGCTTGGTGCAACGGTGAAGTCCTACATTGATGTCGGAAAGCTGGTACCGTTCGAGATCATCATGCAGGTGGTCAAAGAGGCGATTCTCGCGCGCCCGAAGTCGCAGAAGATTCTCTTCGACGGCATTCCGCGGGATCAGGATCAAATGACGGCATTCGACGCGATTATGGCCGAAGCGGGCAGAGATTTTCGCTGCATCGAGATAGAGCTGAGCGAGGAGGAGGGAGTGCAGCGCATCCTGGGCAGGGCCCAAGTCGAAGGCCGCAAAGACGATGCCGACGAAACAATCATCCGCCGCCGCATGAAGACGTTCTTCGAGAAGACGAAGCCCGTGATCGAGCGCTACAAAGCCGCAGGAAAACTGACGGAGGTGGATGGGCGGGGGACGGTGGAGGAGGTGTACGAAGCGATGAGGAAACTTATTAGCTGA
- a CDS encoding protease I: MPKKALLIIAQKDYQDREYERTRAELERGGLEVTVASGEGGTCTGKFGGSVLNTIALAQVKIADFDCIIFIGGPGAEAYVRHPEALRLAHEAVAASLPLGALCIAPLILAKARVLEGRQATVWDDGRGTQAAILKQAGAVYTGDSVTRDGMIVTGNGPEASEEFGRTLVELTRT; this comes from the coding sequence ATGCCTAAAAAAGCTCTCCTCATCATCGCGCAGAAGGACTATCAGGACCGTGAGTACGAGCGCACGCGCGCCGAACTTGAACGTGGGGGTCTGGAGGTCACCGTTGCGAGTGGCGAAGGGGGTACGTGTACCGGAAAATTCGGGGGATCCGTCTTGAACACGATTGCGCTTGCACAGGTGAAGATCGCGGATTTCGATTGCATCATCTTCATCGGCGGGCCCGGTGCAGAGGCCTACGTGCGTCATCCGGAGGCGCTCCGGCTCGCGCACGAGGCTGTGGCTGCTTCTCTGCCGCTCGGAGCCCTCTGCATCGCTCCGTTGATCCTGGCGAAGGCCAGAGTGCTCGAAGGCAGGCAGGCGACGGTGTGGGATGACGGCCGGGGCACCCAGGCGGCAATTCTGAAACAGGCCGGGGCCGTATACACCGGTGATTCCGTTACGAGAGATGGAATGATCGTCACGGGCAACGGGCCGGAAGCGTCGGAGGAGTTCGGACGGACGCTCGTAGAGCTGACGAGGACGTGA